The Rhopalosiphum maidis isolate BTI-1 chromosome 1, ASM367621v3, whole genome shotgun sequence genome has a segment encoding these proteins:
- the LOC113560362 gene encoding LOW QUALITY PROTEIN: 26S proteasome regulatory subunit 6A-B-like (The sequence of the model RefSeq protein was modified relative to this genomic sequence to represent the inferred CDS: deleted 1 base in 1 codon), whose protein sequence is MTEEGTSKTLEDPSVWEDSDRVEDEILLMSNEEITSRTRLLDNDIKVMKSDVMRISHELQSQADKIKENTEKIKVNKTLPYLVSNVIELLDVDPQDTEEDGAVVDLDSQRTGKCAVIKTSTRQTYFLPVIGLVDPEQLKPGDLVGVNKDSYLVLETLPAEYDARVKAMEVDERPTEQYVDIGGLDKQIQELIEAVVLPMTHKEKFLNLGIQPPKGVLLYGPPGTGKTLLARACAAQTKSTFLKLAGPQLVQMFIGDGAKLVRDAFALAKEKAPAVIFIDELDAIGTKRFDSEKAGDREVQRTMLELLNQLDGFSSTADIKVIAATNRVDILDPALLRSGRLDRKIEFPHPNQEARARIMQIHSRKMNKFDVNFEELSRSTDDFNGAQCKAVCVEAGMIALRRGASTVTHEDFMDAIMEVQAKKKSNLNYYA, encoded by the exons ATGACTGAAGAAGGAACCAGTAAGACATTAGAAGACCCATCAGTTTGGGAGGACAGT GATCGGGTAGAAGATGAGATTTTGCTCATGTCTAATGAAGAAATAACATCACGTACCCGTCTACTAGACAATGACATAAAAGTCATGAAAAGTGATGTTATGCGTATTTCGCATGAATTGCAATCCCAAGCTGATAAGATTAAAGAAAACACAGAGAAGATTAAAGTCAACAAGACATTACCTTATTTGGTATCTAATGTCATAGAGTTATTAGATGTCGACCCACAAGATACTGAAGAAGATGGTGCTGTTGTTGATTTAGACAGCCAAAGAACAGGGAAATGTgcagttattaaaacatcaacAAGACAA ACTTACTTCTTGCCTGTTATTGGTTTGGTAGATCCAGAACAATTAAAACCA GGAGATTTGGTTGGTGTTAACAAAGATTCATATCTAGTACTAGAAACATTACCAGCTGAGTATGATGCTCGTGTTAAAGCAATGGAGGTTGATGAAAGACCAACTGAACAATATGTAGATATCGGTGGCTTAGACAAACAAATTCAAGAG cttATTGAAGCTGTAGTGTTACCTATGACCCACAAAGAGAAATTCCTTAATCTTGGTATACAACCACCAAAAGGAGTTCTTTTGTATGGTCCACCTGGTACTGGGAAAACACTTTTAGCTCGGGCATGTGCTGCTCAAACAaagtcaacatttttaaagcttGCTGGTCCACAATTGGTACAGATGTTTATTGGTGATGGAGCAAAATTAGTACGAGATGCATTTGCTCTAGCTAAAGAAAAAGCTCCTGCAGTAATATTCATTGATGAATTGGATGCTATTGGTACAAAACGTTTTGACTCTGAAAAAGCTGGTGATCGAGAAGTACAAAGAACGATGTTGGAACTCCTTAATCAATTGGATGGTTTCAGTTCAACAGCTGATATAAAAGTGATTGCAGCTACTAATAGAGTAGATATTTTGGACCCAGCATTGTTGAGATCTGGTAGATTAGATAGAAAAATTGAGTTCCCACACCCCAACCAAGAAGCTCGTGCACGTATTATGCAGATTCATTCaagaaaaatgaacaaatttgATGTTAACTTCGAAGAACTTTCAAGATCTACTGATGATTTTAATGGGGCACAATGCAAGGCCGTTTGTGTTGAAGCT